Proteins from a genomic interval of Acetobacterium woodii DSM 1030:
- a CDS encoding Sapep family Mn(2+)-dependent dipeptidase produces MTMPFNQEALLDALRGLLKIKTINGNAGAITPEAPLGININEAINYVLALGERFGFKTKNCDGYCGYLEIGEGSEMVAAITHIDTVEVGDDWTVPPFDLTIDGDKIYGRGTLDDKGLTMVVLFALKALKDAKIPLNKRVRLIIGGDEEGGNWACMQHYKETEEIPQYSFSPDSGYPVIFAEKGILHVTFEKELEQNQPVLEFNSGKQINSVPDYAKAVFNGQTYEAKGKSAHASEPQKGDNALIKLADELNAAGIDHPLLKLLKRATPEGLGIAFADEVSGELSLNPAIVHVDAKKAVLRCDIRYPVTLKGQVILEAIQKATADLGFNLAMDHETLPLHVDRDSFLVTSLQKIYADYTGDHSGPIVSGGGTYARAFKNSVAFGGVFPGEENSCHQTDEFWSIESMRKNFEIIVKALEVLAQ; encoded by the coding sequence ATGACAATGCCTTTTAATCAGGAAGCATTATTGGATGCACTGCGGGGGTTATTAAAAATAAAGACCATCAATGGTAATGCCGGAGCAATTACGCCGGAAGCGCCATTGGGGATAAATATCAATGAGGCCATCAATTACGTTTTGGCGCTTGGTGAACGTTTCGGTTTTAAAACTAAAAACTGCGATGGTTATTGTGGTTACTTAGAAATCGGAGAAGGTTCGGAAATGGTGGCCGCCATCACTCATATTGATACGGTCGAGGTTGGCGATGACTGGACAGTGCCACCTTTTGATTTGACCATTGACGGAGATAAAATTTACGGGCGCGGAACGTTGGACGATAAAGGCCTCACGATGGTCGTTTTATTCGCCTTAAAAGCCCTCAAAGATGCCAAAATCCCGCTAAATAAACGGGTGCGTCTGATTATTGGCGGTGACGAAGAAGGCGGAAACTGGGCTTGTATGCAGCATTATAAAGAAACTGAAGAAATACCGCAATATTCTTTTTCACCGGATTCTGGTTATCCGGTTATTTTTGCCGAAAAAGGCATTCTGCATGTGACTTTTGAAAAAGAGCTGGAGCAGAATCAGCCGGTGCTGGAATTTAACAGCGGGAAACAGATAAATTCGGTGCCGGATTACGCTAAAGCAGTTTTTAATGGGCAGACTTATGAAGCCAAAGGTAAATCTGCGCATGCTTCGGAACCGCAAAAGGGTGACAATGCTCTGATTAAATTAGCCGACGAATTAAATGCGGCAGGAATTGATCATCCGCTTTTGAAACTTCTTAAACGGGCAACACCGGAAGGTTTGGGGATTGCGTTTGCGGACGAGGTCTCGGGCGAATTGTCGTTAAATCCAGCGATTGTCCACGTCGATGCTAAAAAAGCGGTGCTGCGTTGCGATATTCGTTATCCGGTGACTTTAAAGGGACAAGTTATTCTTGAGGCCATCCAAAAAGCGACGGCCGATCTTGGTTTTAACCTGGCAATGGATCATGAAACGTTGCCCTTGCATGTCGATCGGGACAGCTTTTTAGTTACTTCGCTGCAAAAGATATATGCCGACTATACCGGGGATCACTCGGGGCCGATTGTATCCGGTGGGGGAACTTATGCCAGAGCATTTAAAAATTCGGTCGCTTTTGGTGGGGTTTTTCCCGGCGAGGAAAATAGCTGTCATCAAACCGATGAATTCTGGAGTATTGAAAGTATGCGAAAGAATTTTGAGATTATTGTTAAAGCGTTGGAAGTATTGGCGCAATAA
- a CDS encoding biotin--[acetyl-CoA-carboxylase] ligase has protein sequence MSTKQKLLKILEENRATYLSGEMLASTLNVSRSAIWKAIKGLKEEGYEIASTTNKGYRLKSESDLMSVEGITPWLSQNNQALELLVYKTLGSTNQEAKKLALEGAKTKTVIISEEQTKGRGRMGRLFYSPPKSGIYLSLVLRPDVAAQDAVLLTTGAAVGVCRAIKKVTGIDTQIKWVNDIYLGERKIVGILTEAVTNFENGQFEFVIIGIGVNFKMPETALPKELEDIVGALFVEKPDALTRNRLAAEIINEVLKICEDLTNRDFLAEYKTQSMVLGKQIKVFRNNDWEVATAIDISNDGGLIIKNNKGIIETLSSGEISIRKLE, from the coding sequence ATGTCGACAAAACAAAAATTGTTAAAAATTTTGGAAGAAAATAGAGCAACGTATCTCTCGGGTGAAATGCTGGCCAGCACCTTGAATGTTTCGCGGTCTGCTATTTGGAAGGCCATCAAAGGATTAAAAGAAGAGGGGTATGAAATAGCGTCGACCACCAACAAAGGCTACCGGTTAAAAAGTGAATCGGATCTGATGTCGGTGGAAGGAATAACCCCTTGGCTTTCGCAAAACAATCAGGCGCTTGAACTGCTCGTTTATAAAACCCTGGGTTCCACCAATCAGGAGGCCAAAAAACTGGCGCTTGAAGGGGCTAAAACCAAAACGGTGATTATTTCTGAGGAACAAACTAAAGGCCGGGGCCGGATGGGCCGTTTATTTTATTCGCCGCCGAAAAGCGGGATTTATTTGAGTTTAGTGTTACGTCCTGACGTTGCCGCTCAGGATGCCGTGTTGTTAACCACCGGAGCAGCGGTAGGGGTTTGTCGGGCCATTAAAAAAGTGACCGGCATTGATACCCAAATTAAGTGGGTGAATGATATCTATTTGGGCGAGCGGAAAATTGTCGGGATTCTCACCGAAGCGGTGACCAATTTTGAAAACGGCCAGTTTGAGTTTGTGATCATCGGAATTGGCGTGAATTTTAAAATGCCGGAAACGGCGTTGCCGAAAGAACTGGAAGATATTGTTGGGGCTTTGTTTGTAGAAAAACCAGATGCTTTAACTCGTAATCGGCTGGCGGCGGAAATTATTAATGAAGTACTAAAAATTTGCGAGGATCTCACCAATCGGGATTTTCTGGCCGAATATAAAACCCAATCGATGGTTTTAGGTAAACAAATTAAGGTTTTTAGGAACAATGACTGGGAAGTGGCAACTGCCATCGATATCAGTAACGATGGCGGACTGATCATTAAAAATAATAAAGGCATAATTGAAACCCTGAGTTCGGGAGAAATCAGTATTAGAAAATTAGAATAA
- a CDS encoding biotin transporter BioY — MIEKDKIEIRTLVFGGMFVALMAVGAVIKIPLPGIPFSLQTLFVLLAGLLLGARGGLMAMLGYILIGLAGLPVFTGGGGLMYVFKPSFGYLIGFAVGAFVTGKVAEKNTANSTRQMFIAVLAGTGAIYAFGLPWYYFIANYYLNTPIGATALVMSGFVMTLPGDLIKMALSIFLAQRLAPFVSGLKSKER; from the coding sequence ATGATTGAAAAAGATAAAATTGAGATAAGAACACTGGTGTTTGGCGGGATGTTTGTAGCCCTGATGGCAGTGGGTGCAGTTATTAAAATTCCGTTGCCGGGAATCCCCTTTTCCCTGCAAACATTGTTTGTTTTATTGGCCGGGCTTTTATTAGGCGCCAGAGGGGGGCTGATGGCGATGCTGGGATATATTTTAATTGGTCTGGCGGGACTGCCGGTATTCACTGGCGGTGGCGGTTTGATGTATGTGTTTAAACCAAGTTTTGGTTATCTTATCGGTTTTGCGGTGGGCGCTTTTGTGACCGGAAAGGTGGCTGAAAAAAATACCGCCAATTCGACGCGGCAGATGTTTATTGCGGTTTTAGCCGGAACCGGTGCAATTTATGCATTTGGGCTGCCATGGTATTATTTTATTGCAAATTACTATTTAAATACACCGATTGGCGCCACCGCCTTGGTGATGTCCGGGTTTGTAATGACCCTGCCCGGCGATTTAATCAAAATGGCATTGAGTATTTTTCTGGCTCAAAGACTGGCTCCTTTTGTGAGTGGTCTAAAAAGTAAAGAACGTTAA
- a CDS encoding sensor histidine kinase, whose product MKSLRKIITRSILLTAIIALLLVFINMVFTFNWLIKYSGDQTHKYSISDISDGLINTNGVYSLNGAALKLMTEQYAWAMLINKDGDVIWDQNLPEDIPRHYTITDVASFSRWYLNDYPVSVWTHPDGLLVSGDPKNSIWKYNITSTEDTISHVPGYIIGFFILNVLTALALALFMGLWLFRKLKPIYNGITELPQKKLLQLPVNGVTGEVARILNETSVILNQQDKKLSDRDQARTEWIAGVSHDIRTPLSMVMGYASELEENPHLPPAEQDQVRIIRQQSQRIKSLISDLNLASKLEYKAQPIELVKTSPAALVRNVAVDYLNNGLDDPYTLSVEVSEAANDPILHCDKALIHRALTNLIDNSLRHNPSGCTIQLSAGKSIDGWVIKVRDNGQGYPPELLNNLDTSSEPLLLGNHGLGLLIVRRIMKIHGGKAIFENIPTGGCIASLLFMQSHA is encoded by the coding sequence ATGAAAAGCCTGCGCAAAATCATTACCCGGTCAATTTTGCTGACCGCTATAATCGCACTGTTGCTGGTGTTTATCAATATGGTTTTTACCTTCAATTGGTTGATAAAATATTCCGGGGATCAAACCCATAAATATTCCATTTCCGATATTTCCGATGGACTTATCAATACCAACGGGGTTTATTCACTTAACGGCGCCGCCCTAAAACTAATGACCGAACAATATGCCTGGGCGATGCTAATAAATAAAGATGGCGATGTGATCTGGGATCAAAACCTACCTGAAGATATCCCGAGACATTACACCATAACCGATGTGGCATCATTTTCCCGTTGGTATTTAAATGATTACCCGGTCTCCGTTTGGACGCATCCGGACGGACTGCTGGTTTCCGGGGACCCTAAAAACAGCATCTGGAAATATAACATCACCTCTACCGAAGATACCATTTCCCATGTTCCCGGTTATATTATTGGTTTTTTTATCTTAAACGTTCTAACCGCTCTGGCACTGGCATTATTTATGGGTCTTTGGTTATTTCGCAAACTCAAGCCGATTTATAATGGGATTACCGAACTCCCCCAAAAAAAACTGCTGCAACTGCCCGTTAATGGGGTTACCGGCGAAGTTGCCCGAATTCTTAATGAAACCTCGGTTATTTTAAACCAACAGGATAAAAAATTATCCGACCGGGATCAAGCCCGAACCGAATGGATCGCTGGGGTTTCACATGATATTCGCACGCCGTTATCAATGGTGATGGGTTATGCCAGCGAACTGGAAGAAAATCCCCATCTGCCACCGGCCGAGCAGGATCAGGTTCGAATTATCCGTCAGCAAAGCCAGCGGATTAAATCGCTGATCAGCGATCTTAATCTGGCTTCCAAACTGGAATATAAGGCCCAGCCAATTGAGCTGGTCAAAACTTCCCCCGCGGCCTTAGTTCGCAATGTCGCGGTCGATTATCTGAACAACGGCTTGGATGACCCTTATACCCTTTCCGTCGAAGTCAGCGAAGCTGCCAATGACCCCATTTTGCATTGTGACAAAGCGCTCATCCACCGGGCGCTGACTAACCTTATCGACAACAGCCTCCGCCACAACCCCTCCGGTTGTACGATCCAGCTATCTGCTGGCAAATCGATCGATGGGTGGGTGATCAAAGTCCGTGACAACGGCCAGGGTTATCCGCCGGAACTACTTAATAACTTAGATACCAGTTCCGAACCACTACTCCTGGGAAATCATGGCCTTGGTCTGCTGATTGTTCGCCGAATCATGAAAATTCATGGCGGCAAAGCAATTTTTGAAAACATACCAACTGGCGGATGTATCGCTTCACTTCTTTTTATGCAATCACACGCTTAA
- a CDS encoding response regulator transcription factor codes for MNTIFECKLLVVDDEPELLIMLKRILNQAGFSQVITAGNCQQARAYFHAEQPDGVILDVMLPDGDGFSLMQELRTNSNVPMLFLSARDEDENRLLGLGLGADDYITKPFLPRELVLRLSIILRRVYQPVPIQTVPDETLILGDVTINFKSGLVQTSSGEKTLTAKEHALLKKLWENQGNIVTADSLCRSAWDDDLYGYENTLMVHIRRLREKIEKNPSQPQYLLTVRGMGYKLRKETNQ; via the coding sequence ATGAATACAATTTTTGAATGCAAACTTCTGGTTGTTGATGATGAACCGGAACTATTAATTATGTTAAAAAGAATTTTGAATCAGGCCGGGTTTTCTCAGGTAATTACGGCTGGCAACTGTCAGCAGGCCCGCGCCTATTTTCACGCCGAACAACCTGATGGAGTCATTTTGGATGTAATGCTACCTGATGGTGACGGTTTTTCGCTGATGCAGGAACTTCGGACAAACTCCAACGTCCCAATGCTTTTTTTATCGGCGCGGGATGAAGATGAAAATCGACTCCTTGGTCTCGGTTTAGGTGCCGATGATTATATCACCAAACCCTTTCTGCCCCGAGAACTGGTGCTGCGTTTAAGCATTATCTTAAGACGGGTTTACCAACCCGTCCCAATCCAAACAGTTCCCGATGAAACGTTGATCCTGGGCGATGTCACCATCAATTTCAAAAGCGGCCTTGTTCAAACCAGCAGCGGCGAAAAAACGTTAACTGCCAAAGAACACGCCTTGCTTAAAAAACTCTGGGAAAATCAGGGTAACATTGTCACGGCCGACAGCCTTTGTCGCAGCGCCTGGGATGATGATCTTTATGGTTACGAAAATACTTTAATGGTTCATATCCGGCGCCTGCGGGAAAAAATCGAAAAAAACCCCTCGCAACCGCAATATCTGCTGACGGTTCGGGGGATGGGTTATAAACTGCGTAAGGAAACAAATCAATGA
- a CDS encoding ABC transporter ATP-binding protein produces the protein MNHIIETKGLSKKYGNVLRVKDVDLMVPEGAIYGFLGPNGAGKSTTLKMILGLAKPTAGEIKVFGKKVTGKNRLENLKAVGSLIESPSYYGHLTGAENLQIFQTLRGVPKKNIDEVLKIVRLDKQKDKKVNQYSLGMKQRLGFASALLGYPKLLILDEPTNGLDPAGIQEMRELIQLLPKKFGMTIVVSSHLLSEIDQLATQVGIIREGELVYQDSLTQLHQYSRKHLAVRTTNNDRAQLFLSQNRIAWETQEDYLIIPQLKDQAMAELSKALIENDVGMVRIEERKKSLEDIFLELTGTAVSL, from the coding sequence ATGAATCATATTATTGAGACCAAAGGTCTTAGCAAAAAATATGGAAACGTTCTGCGGGTGAAGGATGTTGATCTGATGGTTCCGGAAGGGGCGATCTATGGTTTTTTAGGACCGAATGGTGCGGGGAAATCGACGACGTTGAAAATGATCTTGGGTTTAGCCAAACCAACGGCGGGCGAAATTAAGGTTTTTGGAAAAAAAGTTACCGGCAAAAATCGATTGGAGAACTTGAAAGCGGTGGGATCACTGATTGAATCACCCAGTTATTATGGGCATTTAACCGGAGCCGAAAACCTGCAGATTTTTCAGACCTTACGTGGCGTTCCTAAAAAAAATATTGATGAAGTGTTAAAGATTGTCAGGCTGGATAAACAAAAGGATAAAAAAGTTAACCAATATTCGTTAGGGATGAAACAGCGGTTGGGTTTTGCCAGTGCTTTGCTGGGGTACCCGAAGTTATTGATTTTAGATGAACCCACCAATGGACTGGACCCGGCCGGGATTCAGGAAATGCGGGAGCTGATTCAATTGTTACCGAAAAAGTTTGGCATGACGATTGTGGTGTCCAGTCATTTGCTGAGTGAAATCGATCAGTTGGCCACCCAAGTAGGGATTATCAGAGAAGGTGAGCTGGTTTATCAGGATAGTTTAACGCAGTTACATCAATATAGTCGAAAGCATCTGGCCGTTCGGACGACAAATAATGATCGAGCGCAATTATTTCTTAGTCAAAATCGTATTGCCTGGGAAACGCAGGAGGATTATCTGATTATTCCGCAACTCAAGGATCAGGCGATGGCAGAACTCAGTAAAGCATTGATCGAGAATGATGTCGGAATGGTTCGGATTGAAGAGCGTAAAAAAAGTTTGGAAGATATTTTTCTGGAACTGACCGGAACGGCGGTGAGTTTATGA
- a CDS encoding ABC transporter permease translates to MSTAIKMEALKTKGRKVWLVVAVMMVVQLLWAAWSISHKNADDLIQGWQFFLYQFPMLNCIIMPVIAAVVASRLCDVEHKGQTFKLLKTIVPANRIFDAKFIWGSLYMFGAALGQLIIMIIMGLVLHFGGPVPWGALGCYLFFTLIVSLTIYVFQQVLSLLFVNQMVPMTLGLVGGFVGLFSMFFPPSFQKFLLWSYYGVLMQVGMNWDATTRVADFYWTAVDWPSLIMIFVFLGLIYGIGRSLFISREV, encoded by the coding sequence ATGAGCACCGCAATCAAAATGGAAGCCTTAAAAACAAAAGGCCGTAAAGTATGGTTGGTAGTGGCCGTGATGATGGTGGTTCAACTGCTTTGGGCGGCTTGGTCGATCTCCCATAAAAATGCCGATGACCTGATTCAGGGATGGCAGTTTTTTCTCTATCAGTTTCCGATGCTCAATTGTATTATCATGCCGGTGATTGCAGCGGTGGTGGCTTCCCGTCTATGTGATGTCGAACATAAGGGCCAAACGTTTAAGCTGTTAAAAACCATTGTTCCGGCCAACCGGATCTTTGACGCCAAGTTTATCTGGGGCAGTCTCTATATGTTTGGGGCAGCCTTGGGACAACTGATTATTATGATCATTATGGGTCTGGTTTTGCATTTTGGGGGACCGGTACCTTGGGGTGCTCTGGGGTGCTATCTGTTTTTTACCCTGATCGTGAGCCTGACAATTTATGTTTTTCAACAGGTGTTATCGCTGCTTTTTGTCAATCAGATGGTGCCGATGACGCTGGGACTTGTTGGTGGTTTTGTAGGTTTGTTTAGCATGTTTTTTCCCCCGAGTTTTCAAAAGTTCTTGTTGTGGAGCTACTATGGGGTATTGATGCAGGTTGGGATGAATTGGGATGCGACCACCCGGGTCGCCGATTTTTATTGGACCGCCGTTGATTGGCCGAGTCTGATTATGATTTTTGTTTTCTTGGGGTTGATCTATGGAATTGGCCGCAGTTTATTTATCAGCAGGGAGGTTTAA
- a CDS encoding ABC transporter permease, which yields MFLRVLKAEMMKMRHSPVWLAFLLIPIIPAFMGTFNYLNNLGILDNQWYSLWTQHTLFACYFFLPVLIGIYCSYLFRLEHMNHNWNAIMTAPVPITQLFLAKLVMGGLMVVLTQIWVGLLFVFSGLLIGISTPIPADLPIWLFFGALGGMAVCALQLCLSLVIRSFAVPVGIALMGGIAGLALLSQGYGLYFPYALITLGMRANDPTAPMLVTGIQFLLASVIFTVGFCLFAIAWLKQRDVITG from the coding sequence ATGTTTTTACGTGTTTTAAAAGCAGAAATGATGAAGATGCGGCATAGCCCGGTTTGGTTGGCTTTTTTACTGATTCCGATTATTCCGGCTTTTATGGGAACTTTCAATTATTTGAATAATCTGGGGATTTTGGATAATCAATGGTACAGTCTCTGGACCCAGCATACCTTGTTTGCCTGTTATTTTTTCCTGCCGGTTTTGATTGGGATTTATTGTTCTTATCTTTTTCGGCTGGAACATATGAATCATAACTGGAATGCGATCATGACCGCACCGGTGCCGATTACGCAGTTGTTTTTAGCTAAACTCGTGATGGGGGGGCTGATGGTGGTTTTGACCCAGATCTGGGTGGGGCTGTTATTTGTTTTTTCAGGATTATTAATCGGGATTTCGACACCAATTCCCGCGGATCTACCGATTTGGCTTTTCTTTGGGGCATTGGGCGGCATGGCGGTCTGTGCTCTGCAGCTTTGTTTATCGCTGGTGATTCGCAGTTTTGCGGTGCCGGTAGGGATTGCTTTAATGGGCGGGATTGCCGGTTTGGCCTTGCTGTCGCAAGGTTATGGACTTTATTTTCCTTATGCCTTAATCACCCTGGGGATGCGGGCCAACGATCCGACGGCGCCAATGTTAGTGACAGGAATTCAATTTTTGCTTGCGAGTGTCATATTCACAGTTGGTTTTTGTTTATTTGCCATTGCTTGGTTAAAACAGCGGGATGTAATAACCGGTTAG
- a CDS encoding iron-containing alcohol dehydrogenase has product MALQWFRVPKDIVFGENSIEYLATLKGQKATLVTGGSSMKKYGFLDEAKKQLEKAGMEVSIIDGVEPNPSIETVLRGANEMITFKPDWIVAIGGGSALDAAKIMWIYYEYPDTKFEDLINGIFPELRKKAHFVAIPSTSGTASEITAFSVITDPENHIKYPLVSYEITPDIAILDAVIPSKMPPHITAHTGMDVLAHAIEAFVSKNATSYTSPLAIEAIKLVFSQLPVAYKDGENLNARQDMHNASTIAGMAFTNSSLGLVHSLAHKIGGEFGITHGLANAILMPYIIDYNRKESDRYDEIEKLIGVKNLADEIKKINKQVGIPLTLKEVTEVEITEEKFNEVLERMSKNAFDDPCTGTNPRDSCPNDVQEIFKAAYYGTSTKKI; this is encoded by the coding sequence AAAGGATATTGTTTTTGGAGAAAATTCGATTGAATACTTAGCTACTTTAAAAGGCCAAAAGGCAACGCTGGTAACTGGCGGTAGCTCAATGAAAAAATACGGCTTCCTGGATGAAGCAAAAAAGCAGTTAGAAAAAGCCGGTATGGAGGTCTCAATCATTGATGGCGTAGAACCCAATCCATCAATCGAAACGGTTCTTCGCGGCGCTAACGAAATGATCACTTTCAAACCCGATTGGATTGTCGCTATTGGCGGTGGCTCGGCTCTTGATGCCGCCAAAATTATGTGGATTTATTATGAATACCCGGACACAAAATTCGAGGATTTAATTAACGGCATCTTTCCCGAATTAAGAAAAAAAGCCCATTTCGTGGCTATCCCCTCAACCAGTGGAACGGCTTCTGAGATCACTGCCTTTTCGGTTATTACCGACCCTGAAAATCACATTAAATATCCGCTGGTTTCCTATGAAATCACTCCCGATATCGCCATTCTGGATGCTGTGATTCCTTCCAAAATGCCCCCTCATATCACTGCTCATACTGGTATGGATGTCTTGGCGCATGCGATTGAAGCATTTGTCTCCAAAAATGCCACCAGCTATACCTCGCCACTGGCAATTGAAGCGATTAAGCTGGTATTTAGCCAATTACCCGTGGCCTATAAAGATGGTGAAAATCTTAATGCCCGCCAGGATATGCATAATGCCTCAACCATTGCCGGTATGGCTTTCACGAATTCATCGTTGGGTTTAGTTCATAGTTTAGCCCATAAGATCGGCGGCGAATTTGGGATTACCCATGGTTTGGCCAATGCCATTCTGATGCCTTATATCATTGACTACAACCGCAAAGAAAGCGATCGTTATGATGAAATTGAAAAACTGATTGGGGTCAAAAATCTGGCTGATGAAATTAAAAAGATCAATAAACAAGTTGGTATTCCCTTAACCTTAAAAGAAGTCACCGAAGTTGAGATTACCGAAGAAAAATTCAATGAGGTCCTGGAACGAATGAGTAAAAATGCTTTTGATGATCCTTGCACCGGGACAAATCCCCGCGATTCATGCCCTAATGATGTTCAAGAAATCTTCAAAGCGGCTTATTATGGCACCAGTACTAAAAAAATCTAA